The DNA segment GTCGGTGACGTCCTGGTCCCCGAGCTGGTCGTCGATGTACATCGCATAGCGGAGGCCGGAGCACCCACCGGGCTGCACCGCGACGCGAAGCGCGATGTCGGAACGGCCCTCCTCCGCCAGGAGCTCCTTGACCTTGCCGGCGGCGGACTCGGTGAGCTGGATGAAGGCGGTCCTGGTCTGCGTGGAAACCGTCTGCTCGTTCACGGCGCATAGTATACCCGGAGGTGGCGATGTGATCCCCGTGGGGGATTCATTCCTCCCGGAAGTCGGCCGGGACGCCTCCAGAGGCCTCCAGGAGGGCCGTGGGCGTGATCGCGAACACGGCGTCGGGCGTCCCCGCCGCAGCCCACACCTCCCGGTAGCCGAGCAGGTCGCGGTCCACCAGCACCTGGAGCGGACGCGGATGGCCGAACGGGGGCGTGCCCCCGATGGCGAACCCGGTGGCCTCCCGTGCCTCCTCGGCCGAGGCTCGCCGGACCACCGCGGCGCCGGTGAGGGCGGCCAGCCTGTGGACGTCCGCCCGGTTCGCCCCCGAGGTCAGGGCCAGGACGGGCCGGTCGTCCGCCACGAACACCAGCGACTTCACGATCTGCCCGACCTCGCACCCCACGGCCCGCGCGGCGTCCGGAGCGGTCTTGGTTCCCTCGGGAAACCGGCGGACCTCGATGAGCAGGCCGCGAGCCGCGGCGGCCTCCTCCACGCGGCGGATGGACCGGCTCGTGGGCACGCCGTCCGCGGTCACCGGGCGCATCGCCTCACGGCGCATCGCCTCACGGCGCATCGCCTCACGGCGCCTCCCCTCACGACGCCTCCCCTCACGACGCCTCCCCGATCGGCCCCTCGGCCGAGCGGGCCATACTCTCGGCCACCTCCCGAAGCGCGCTCCGGGTGTCGCCGAAGGCTCGGGCCGCGCCCACGGCCTCCACCAGCGAGACCACCGGCACACCCTCGAGGCGGATCTCGGCCTGGCCGCACACCACCGCCACCGGCTTGCCGGCGCGGCGGGCCGCGGACAGCACCCCGGCCGGGACCTTTCCGCGCAGCGACTGCCGGTCCAGCTTCCCCTCGCCCGTGATCACCAGGTCCGCCCTCGCCAGCCGATCGGCGAACCCGACCGCCTCCATGACCACGTCGACGCCCGGGCGCATCTCGGCGCCCAGGAACGCCATGAGCCCGGCCCCGAGCCCTCCCGCCGCCCCGGCTCCCGGGCGATCCCGGACGTCGACCCCCAGATCCCGC comes from the Actinomycetota bacterium genome and includes:
- a CDS encoding iron-sulfur cluster assembly accessory protein; translation: MNEQTVSTQTRTAFIQLTESAAGKVKELLAEEGRSDIALRVAVQPGGCSGLRYAMYIDDQLGDQDVTDEQFGVRLVVDRMSAPYISKATIDFVDTLEAAGFTIDNPMAQGTCACGHSFH
- a CDS encoding YbaK/EbsC family protein yields the protein MRREAMRREAMRPVTADGVPTSRSIRRVEEAAAARGLLIEVRRFPEGTKTAPDAARAVGCEVGQIVKSLVFVADDRPVLALTSGANRADVHRLAALTGAAVVRRASAEEAREATGFAIGGTPPFGHPRPLQVLVDRDLLGYREVWAAAGTPDAVFAITPTALLEASGGVPADFREE